In Neofelis nebulosa isolate mNeoNeb1 chromosome 10, mNeoNeb1.pri, whole genome shotgun sequence, one DNA window encodes the following:
- the LOC131487912 gene encoding LOW QUALITY PROTEIN: olfactory receptor 10V1-like (The sequence of the model RefSeq protein was modified relative to this genomic sequence to represent the inferred CDS: substituted 1 base at 1 genomic stop codon) — MTPFLVPGLMEEENRMGVVYFHFHPFSTDPAVAPLLFVAFLLSYLGSLIGNITIGLTVWRDHSLHTPMYFLFALAVLAIGYSTNIASLTLAGILSTGHMLISLPGCGAXMCPFILLGGSDCVLLAVMAYDRYMAICHPVHYHIIMSWRLCGQMTLGSLGLGFLLSLPLTVLICHLPFCGRSEIFCFFCDMPAVMCLACVDTCMHEAALYAISVATVAVPFLLICLSYGYIVATILRMNSAEGKCRAFSTCSSHLIVVLLQFGCCTLIYLHPSSSSSPEEGWEVSVVYTLFAPVLNPLIYSIRSQEVTDVGRRLTVRTCWFRKPEIFLPRRNIPQTSRGMI; from the coding sequence ATGACTCCTTTCCTTGTTCCAGGTCTGATGGAAGAGGAAAACCGGATGGGGGTGGTCTACTTTCACTTCCACCCCTTCTCAACAGACCCAGCAGTGGCTCCCCTCCTATTTGTGGCCTTCTTGCTGTCGTACTTAGGAAGTCTCATTGGAAACATCACCATTGGGCTCACAGTCTGGCGAGATCACTCCCTCCACACCCCGATGTACTTCCTCTTCGCACTGGCCGTGCTGGCAATTGGCTACTCCACCAACATTGCTTCCTTGACTCTGGCTGGCATCCTTTCCACGGGGCACATGCTCATCTCTCTCCCTGGCTGTGGGGCCTAGATGTGCCCCTTCATTCTTCTTGGAGGGTCTGACTGTGTCTTGCTTGCTGTCATGGCCTACGACAGGTACATGGCAATCTGCCACCCAGTGCATTACCACATCATCATGAGTTGGCGGCTCTGTGGGCAGATGACTTTAGGTTCTTTGGGCCTGGGATTCCTGTTGTCACTGCCTTTGACCGTTCTGATCTGCCACCTTCCATTCTGTGGCCGCAGTGAAATCTTCTGCTTCTTCTGTGACATGCCTGCCGTCATGTGCCTGGCCTGTGTGGACACCTGCATGCACGAGGCAGCTCTCTATGCCATCAGTGTGGCCACAGTGGCTGTCCCCTTCCTCCTGATCTGCCTCTCCTATGGCTACATTGTGGCCACCATCCTGAGGATGAATTCAGCTGAGGGAAAGTGCCGGGCTTTCTCCACCTGTTCCTCCCACCTCATCGTGGTTCTCCTGCAGTTTGGATGTTGCACCCTTATCTACCTTCACCCCAGCTCCAGTTCCTCTCCAGAAGAGGGCTGGGAAGTGTCTGTTGTCTACACCCTTTTTGCACCAGTGCTAAACCCCTTGATCTATAGCATAAGGAGTCAAGAGGTGACTGATGTGGGAAGAAGACTCACGGTAAGAACGTGCTGGTTCAGGAAACCAGAAATATTCCTTCCTAGAAGAAATATTCCCCAAACCAGTAGAGGCATGATCTGA
- the LOC131487914 gene encoding olfactory receptor 10V1-like translates to MEGTNQTGMIHFHFRPFSKLPEVQMLIFVAFLVMYLVSIGGNGSVSLIIWSNHSLHTPMYFFLASLAALEICYSSTIAPLTLASVLSAERALISLPGCGAQMFFFIFLGSADCILLAVMAYDRFVAICHPLRYTLMMSWRLCVQLALGSLVLGFILATQLTVLIFRLPFCRSQEISLFYCDVLPVMRLACADTWVHEATLLVVSLTVLTIPFLLIALSYIFIMAAILKIRSAEGRHKAFSTCSSHLTVVLLQYGCGSLIYLCPSSRYSPERGQVVSVVYTFITPVLNPLIYSMRNRELTDALKRTMMKFLLS, encoded by the coding sequence ATGGAGGGTACAAATCAGACTGGGATGATTCACTTCCACTTCCGCCCCTTCTCCAAACTCCCCGAGGTGCAGATGCTGATTTTCGTGGCCTTCCTCGTCATGTACCTGGTCAGCATCGGCGGCAACGGCTCCGTTTCTCTCATCATCTGGAGCAACCATTCTTtgcacacccccatgtacttcttcctggccaGCTTGGCAGCTCTGGAGATCTGCTACTCTTCCACCATTGCCCCTCTGACTCTGGCCAGCGTCCTGTCCGCAGAGAGAGCCCTCATCTCCCTGCCTGGCTGTGGTGCCCAGAtgttcttcttcatcttcctggGCAGCGCTGACTGCATTCTACTAGCTGTCATGGCCTATGACAGGTTTGTGGCCATCTGCCACCCTTTGCGTTACACCCTCATGATGAGCTGGCGGTTGTGCGTCCAGCTGGCCCTGGGGTCTCTGGTGCTGGGGTTCATCTTGGCCACGCAGCTGACTGTGCTCATCTTCCGCCTCCCCTTCTGCCGCAGCCAAGAAATCAGCCTGTTCTACTGCGATGTCCTCCCTGTCATGAGACTGGCCTGTGCAGATACGTGGGTCCATGAGGCCACCCTGTTGGTGGTCAGCCTCACCGTCCTCACCATCCCCTTCCTGCTTATCGCCCTCTCCTACATTTTCATCATGGCCGCCATCCTGAAGATCCGCTCGGCAGAGGGGAGGCACAaggccttctccacctgctcctcccacctgACTGTGGTCCTGCTCCAGTACGGATGTGGAAGCCTCATCTACTTGTGCCCCAGCTCCAGGTACTCTCCAGAGAGAGGCCAGGTAGTGTCTGTGGTTTACACCTTCATCACCCCTGTGCTGAACCCCTTGATCTACAGCATGAGAAACAGAGAGCTTACGGATGCTTTGAAGAGAACAATGATGAAGTTCCTGTTGTCCTGA